CCCAATAGAGACACCCACTTGGATATTAAATACATTCTCGTCGGGATTTCCATCATAATTTTTTTCCCTTTTTCTGGAGTTTCCATGTAAATTAAGAATATAGATCTTATCAAAGGTTTTAAGTAGATGGTATCTCATTCCCCTAAAAGTAATATTGTCCAAGTATCCGTTATTAGTAATAATGCCTAGCAAACCTTTGTTGGAATTTTCAATATTGTGTTCTGCAAATCTGATAAATTTTACATAGTCATCATTTAAAGCTTGGATACTTATTTCTTTCGATGACGCATTAAAATCAAATTTTTTATAAACTTTGATTAAATCTAAAATATAATTATTGTTATTTTTCGATCCTGAGTTATACGGTGGATTTCCAAGCATTACTAGAATTGGCTTATTCTTAATCTCATTGGATAGTTTATTTTCTTCGTTAATTGCGGGGAAAAGCCACCGAATATCATTTTTAATTCCTGAAGAGGGAGGTTCAAGTGTGTTTGTTAAAGCAATCTTTAATCTTAGTTCTTCATTTTTAAATTCAAAATTACAAACTTCCTTTAAATATTGAAATAGTTTTAAATGAGCAACCGCGTAAGGGGCCATTAAGCATTCAAACCCGTATGTATTTTGTAATATGTGATTATTTATATAATCTCTTTGTTTTCCAGTCTCTTTTGGAATTTCTCTTAATATACACTTGATGACTTCAAGTAAAAAAGTACCGGTACCAGTAGCAAAATCTAGCACAGTTACTTCTTCTCTATTTGCGAGCCCATTTTCTAAATTAAAGCCAAGCTTTAAAACTTTGTTCAAACTATTAACAATAAAATTAACAATAGAATGAGGGGTATAGTAGACACCTTTGCTTTTTCTTAAATTACTATCATATTTAATTAAGAAATCCTCATAAAAGTAAAGATATGGGTCCTTAGCATAAGCTACTTCTGAGACTTTATTTTTAGTGAATGAAAATTGTTCAAAAATTGCTTTTGTGTCGATATTGTTGACGATGTTGATTAACTTGTTTAAGATCCATTTTATTCCAGTGTATTCTTTGCTCTTTGTAATATCATACATTAGGCGAAATATATCTTTAATTACTCTAAAATTTTTGGGTATTAATTTTTCAATGTCATCAAAATTTATTTTTAAGTCATTTGCATTATTAAGTTTTGCAAGAAAAAGTCCATATGTAATAGTCTGAGCAATTGAATCTGAAAATTCTCCAATGCCAAGAGCATTATTGTATATACTTTTATTAAGGAAGTCATAAGTACCCGATAACGTATTTTGTTTGTTTAAATCCGAGCTTAAGTTTTGTTCAATTAGGTCTTTTAAAATTTTTGTTCTTTGTGCAAGCAAGCAAGCTAATTTTTCAACACTTGTGATTTTTTCAGGTGGACTTTGGAAGAATTCACCAAGAATATCCGCCACTTTGCTTAATTTTAAAGGATCAATTTTTGTATTTTGTTTTTCTAAGTCAGTTTTCAATAATAAAATTTCTCTTGAGATAACGTTTCCATTTTCTATCCAAATAAATTCAATATAATTTGTTAGTAAGAGATTATTTGATAGTTGCTTGTATTTCTTAATCTGAGTACTTTTTAAGGTATCATCTAAATTTTTTTCTATCTTTTTAACTTCAATGTATCCTATTATATTTTCCTGATTTTTAACAACAAAATCAGGAGCCCCTAACCCCTCTTTATTTTGTTTTGGTTCATGGTAAATTTCAATGCCGGAATTGGAATTTATAGAGTTGAATTCGTCAAACAAATTTTTCAAGTGCGACCGATCCATCTGTTCTGTTTTATCATCTAATGAAGTTTGTTTTAATTTTTTTATATATCTTTCAAATATTTTTACATGTCTTTCATTCCTATATTTATTCATACCCTTTAATTATGAATTTATTTGTAATCTTTTTCAATCTCTTTCTCAGTTTATGTTGGGTGGTGGTAGGAAATTGATAAAGAAAAGATTTTCGATAATAACATTATTGTTATATGTGCTCGAGTACTA
This is a stretch of genomic DNA from Borrelia sp. P9F1. It encodes these proteins:
- a CDS encoding type ISP restriction/modification enzyme, producing MNKYRNERHVKIFERYIKKLKQTSLDDKTEQMDRSHLKNLFDEFNSINSNSGIEIYHEPKQNKEGLGAPDFVVKNQENIIGYIEVKKIEKNLDDTLKSTQIKKYKQLSNNLLLTNYIEFIWIENGNVISREILLLKTDLEKQNTKIDPLKLSKVADILGEFFQSPPEKITSVEKLACLLAQRTKILKDLIEQNLSSDLNKQNTLSGTYDFLNKSIYNNALGIGEFSDSIAQTITYGLFLAKLNNANDLKINFDDIEKLIPKNFRVIKDIFRLMYDITKSKEYTGIKWILNKLINIVNNIDTKAIFEQFSFTKNKVSEVAYAKDPYLYFYEDFLIKYDSNLRKSKGVYYTPHSIVNFIVNSLNKVLKLGFNLENGLANREEVTVLDFATGTGTFLLEVIKCILREIPKETGKQRDYINNHILQNTYGFECLMAPYAVAHLKLFQYLKEVCNFEFKNEELRLKIALTNTLEPPSSGIKNDIRWLFPAINEENKLSNEIKNKPILVMLGNPPYNSGSKNNNNYILDLIKVYKKFDFNASSKEISIQALNDDYVKFIRFAEHNIENSNKGLLGIITNNGYLDNITFRGMRYHLLKTFDKIYILNLHGNSRKREKNYDGNPDENVFNIQVGVSIGIFIKYNGCKKNELASVYYKSIKGTRLQKYESLNDNDVFSINFEKLDIREPYYLFVKKNYDNEAIYNKGISLKEIFNRLNVGITTSKDRIAIGFTQKELLAKLNDLACLNEKDARSKYNLNKDSVNWSLPIIQKFLKFTDIDAKYVKKITYRPFDNRYVYYTESKGLISRPSYEIMKHMLNIDHNIGLLSSRCLSNSNFNHTFVSSSIMAKGSISNKISACYLFPLFITEEQKSLKCEKKENESLEKIENFKISFRNYIDIKYPKKFEPHTILEYIYAILNSNIYRTKFADFLEIDFPKIIFVNDLASFEKLIRLGNKLINTHLLKNNNSLNKNIGVHISNNNNENNIIEKIYYCKTSKEIIYNNNNKFINVPFEVYEFTIGSYQVLRNYINCRKGRELSLDEIEHLERVIKVVHHTIAIQDQIDLIISECKEFDTKESL